A window of Nocardia arthritidis genomic DNA:
CGGGTCTGGTCGATCGGCTCGAACAGGCCGGTTACGCCCGGCGCGTTCGGGATCCGCTCGATCGCCGCAAAGTGATCGTGGAATTGGTCGCGAACGAGCAGATGGACAACCTGCTCGCCGAGATCTTCCGGCCGTTCATACGAGACATGAACGCGCTCAACGACGGATACAGCGAGGCCGAACTCCGCGTGATCGGCGATTGGGTGCGAAAGACGACAGATGTGCTGATAGCGAACACGCGACGGATCGCCAACCTGAACAACCTATAGCCGCAGAGGCAGGTTCTCGACATCGCGCCTACGGCTTTGGTGGGCGGCGCAAGGTGGACCAGAATCCGCATCGGTGTTCGGCATCGAGGTCCACTGGGTGAATCATGTTGGGGGCCAATGACAGAACGTCGGTCGCCGTGCGGTACTCCGGCCAGTTCGGTGTGCCTGAGCGGTTCGGGTCGCCGGTTCGGGCGAAGCGTGTCCAGTAGTCGATCATGGTGTCCGACAGGCGATTCTGCTCGGTGGATAATGGGGTCGGGAATTCGGGGCTGTCGAAGAGATACGGTATTTCGCCGACGTGCAGTGCGCCGGTCGGGAAGTGCGCCTTGGCCATATCCTTACCCCACGGTGGGTTGGGGTCGGCGAATTCGTATGCGTACGTGGTGGTTTGGGCGGCCAACGCATCGTCGGTCAGGAGTGCGGTGCACCCCCAGGTGTAGTCGGAGAACAACCGCGCGAGCGCCTGGCTGGGGGAGCCGTAATCGGTCAGTGGATATTCCGCCGCGATGCGATCGGCGTCCGCGCCGAAGGCGCTGTCGAGTTGGTTACGGTAGTCGGCGGGTGTGTACACGTGATCGGTGAACGACTCGATGGCCCAGATGAACGTGCTGTGCTCATCGCGGGTGGTGCCGTGAATCACCGGGACCCGATTGAACTTTCCGCTCGCGATCGCCTCGGCCGGTGCGAGCGGGAGCGGTGTGTGCTGTCCGCCGTAGGCCGGGCCGTATCCGGCGCCGTCCGCGGCGGCCAGTATCTTCGCGGCGGGGACGGTGCGCAGGCAGTCCGCCGCATCGGCAGCGGCGCCGCAGCCGAGTTTGTCGGCCAGCTCGCGGCCCTGCTGTTCGGCGGCGGCACGCGGCCGGGCGAACCAGTAGCCGTCGTCGTAGGGCCACTGATTAGTCTCCGAGCACGGACTGCTTTGCACGATGGCGCGCTGGAACAGGCCTGCCGCGGACGGTGAGGCGAGTAGGGAGCAGGTACTGGTCGCCCCGGCGGACTGGCCGAAAAGCGTTACGCTGTCCGGATTTCCGCCGAAGCGGTCGATATTGCGCCGCACCCAGCGCAGTGCGGCCTGCTGATCGAGCAGTCCGTAGTTGCCCGACGCGGCGTCGGCGGTGTCCAGCCCGGGATGCACCAGGTATCCCAGCGCGCCGAACCGGTAGTTCAGGGTCACCACGACCACGCGACCCTTGGTGGCCAGGCGGCGGGCCTGGTAGGGGTCGGCGGAGCCGAAATAGAAACCGCCGCCGTGGATCCAGACCATCACCGGCAGTTTTTCGCCGTCCGCGTGATCGGGTGCGGTGACGTTGAGATACAGGCAATCCTCGGAATCGCTGGCCGGATCGCCCATCGGGCTCGCGTTCTGCACGCAGGGGTGACCGGGCGCGGTGGCGTCGCGAACGTCCCGCCACGGCACGGGCGGAGCCGGTGGGGCCCAGCGCAATCGGCTCACCGGCGGGGCGGCATAGGGAATCCCCTGAAAGGTTCGGTAGCCGTCGGCGGCGGTGCCGCGAACGGGGCCATCCACGATCTGGACGACCGGATGCTCTTGCGCTGCTGGTGTTTTCGAATCTCGTGCAGTGCAGCTGACCAGGCAGGCCGCCGCGAACAACGAGGCAGCGCATAGGCGTGAGTGTTTGCGGATCATCGCTCCCCTTGCATAGTGTATTAGATACACTAACTCGAGCGATGGCACCGTGGTGCCGGAGGAATCAGGGGCAGATGTGGAACGGCAAGTGCCGGACGAACTCTCACGACTGTGGCGGCTGCCGGGCGCCGGGCGTACCGGAAGACCCGCGGAACTCGACGTGGAACGCGTGGTGCGCGCGGCGGTCGCGCTCGCCGACGAGGCGGGTCTGCAAGCCGCGACACTCCCGAAAGTCGCTGAATCCCTTGGTTATTCGACCATGTCGCTGTACCGCCACGTCGGTTCGAAGGATGAACTGCTGACGCTCATGCTGGACGCGGGTGTCGCGAGTCCACCCGATATCCGTACCGGCCCGGCGCATTGGCGCGACGGGTTGCGCGAATGGACCTATGCGTTGCGCGACGTATACGTCGAAAGGCATTGGCTGATAGACGTTCCGGTCTCCGGCCCGCCGTCGGGTCCGAACCAGATCGCCTGGTTCGATGCCGGTCTGAAGGTGCTGCGTGCCGCCCGGCTCGCCAGCAACGCGAAAATCGCGGTGCTGGCGCTGCTCAGCGGCTATGTGCGTCAGATGGTGACGCTCGCCGCCGAACACAATCCCGGACTCGGTCCGGATCCGGCGCGGACCTACCGTACATACGCCGCGAACCTGGCCCGGCTCGTAGACCGGGACCGATTTCCCTATGCCGCAATGCTGTTCGCCGGAAACGCCTTCGAGGCGCCCGAATACGGCACCGAGCCGATCACCGAATTCCACTTCGATTTCGGCCTGAACACGATTCTGCGCGGCATCGCCGAGGACTGATCTCGCTGGGTGGCCGCCCGGTCCGCGCGGCGAACAAATCTATCAACGGGTGATGAAGTCTGTGATCGCAATTGTTGTGGCGCTGGGGTTTCCATCGTTTTGGCGGGGTGCGGCGGTGAGGACGTCCAGATGGGTGTAGCCGATGCCGGTGGCGGCGTCGGGTGGGCGCAGCGGGTGGGAGCCCGGGTTGAGGATCTGGACGATGGGGGTGAGGAGTTGGAGGGTGTCGTTGACGGTGCCGTTGGTGCCGTAGATGTAGACGGCTCGTTTTTCGAAGGGGCCGTTGGGATATGGGACCGGGGTGGTGTCTTTTCTCGGCGTGCCGGGGAAGAAAGCGTCGAAGAAGACGGTGGGGCCCTCGAACAGCTGGCGGGCCAGCGAGTGGATGTCGGTGTGTTCGGTTTGGGGCGTTGAGTAGACGCGGCCGGTGTTGTCGGGTGCGGCGGGTTGGTCGTAGTTATTCCAGGTGTAGAGGGCTTTCGGGTCTGCGGGGGCGACCTTGTCGAAGCCGAGCAGAGATTTCTTCAGCGGCCAGCCGATGAGTGGCAGGGTGATGTCGGTGCCGGGAATGTCGGCCAGTTCCTCGGGCACCCACAGGTACTTCTCGCGTACGGGACCCCCGCCGAAGCTGCCGAAGCTGATGTCGGCCGGGGTGAGCGGCATGGAGTTGTTGTCGAGCAGCGCTCCGAGCATGGCGGTGTTGGTGTAGCGGAAGGACCGGACATCGGGGTCGTTGGTGATCAATTGCAGGTGATCGGCGGCGAGCAGGCCGCGCAGGATCAGCTCCATATTCGGGCTGTGTGGCAGCATTCGCAGCAGCTGTGATTCCTCGTCGGGCTCGAAGTAGGCGGCGATCCCGGCGATGGAGAACAGTGTCATGGCGTCGGGCACCACATTGTCGGGCAGGATGCCCTGGAAGAACGACCTGCCTGCGGTGGCCGGTTGCGTGCCCGGATTATCTTGCGGCCGTGATTGTTTCGAGTCGGCTTGGTCGATGGTGAGTGCGGTGTCGAGTACGACGAAGCCCGCGCATTGGGCGTAGCCGGGGGCGGGATGGTCAGCGCTGCCGAATTCGGTGGCTGCGAAGTAGCTCAGGTTCTCCCCGCCTTGCGAATGTCCGGCGCAGTAGACCTTTTTCGCTCGCTGTTGCGGATCGGGGATCGCCTCGGCGATGGCGGTGTACCAGTCGCGGTTCTGCTGGTCCATGTCATCGGATTTCAGCGCTTCGGTGTCATTGGATGACGGCCAGCCGGGGAAGGTTCGTCCGTCCACCGCTTTGTGGTTGAAGTAGTAGTCGACGGCGACTCGGTAGTCCTTGGCCGCGATGGCGGCATCGAGTCCGGTGCGGTCGTAGTAGCAGGGCGAACGGCGTTGCATGCCCCAGAATTCGACCGCGCGGCTTCGATCGTGGCCGCGCCGCAGTACTTCCGGCGCTAGTGAGTCGAATTGTTCTGGGCCGCTGAACATTCCGGGCATCGCGGTGACGACGGCATCGGCGTCCCCGGATTGCTGCGGGCCGTCGGCGAGCCGGTACCGCAGATAGTCGACGTAATCGCAGCCGGGTGGATGCGGGCCCGCCGCCGCGGGCAGCGGGGAGTACACCTGGACCCAGCTCTTGACCACGCCGGGCCCGGCCTCGCCCAGGGGCTTCTCGATCCGTTGGCCGACCGTCTGATCGGCGTGTGCCGGCGAGACGCCGATCAGCTGGGCCGACAACATGAGCTGACAGGCGGCCATACCGGCCACTACGGGTTTGTGTTTCATCGCCATCGCCTCGGCAAAAGTAGAAAACATGAATGTTTCTCACAAAAGCTAACAGCCGAGGCGTGCCGCGAGCGCTGATTGCTCTGGGGAATAGGGGATTTGGGGAATCAGTCGACACTCGGTGGTGGAATATCCACCAGCAGTAGAGCATTCACCACAGCCAGGATCGTCGGCAGCAGGTCGGGTAACCGCTCGGCGCCGTGCGCCCGGAGCTGGGTGGTCAGTAGGCGGGCGACCGCGCCGACGATCGCCTGGGCCACGGCCTCGGACAGTTCGGCAGGCAGATCGGGGCGCTTGCGCCGCGCCACGGTGACATGCTCGCGCAGTGCGGCGGCCGCCTGCGACAGGTACCGCTCGTACTGATCCTGAATCTCGCCGCCGGCCTGTGGAGCGGCCAGCAAGAACACTCGGGCGAAGGCCGGTCTGCGCGCCAGGGCTTCGCATACGCCCCGCCACCCCGCGGTGATCCTGTCGTCCCGCTCGACGCCGCCCATATCGGTCGCGTCGATGATTTCGACCATCAGATCCTCGAACCCGTGCCGTAGGGCGGCGGCGAAGCAGGCGTCCTTATCGGCGAAATGCTCGTAGAACGTCCGCCGCGACACACCCGCACGGGCGATCACGTCGGCGACCGTGGTGGTCCGGTATCCCTTCTTCGTAACGACTTCGACCACCGCATCGAACATCCGCAGCCGTTGCGACGCCAGCACGGTGTCGCGGTCGAGCTTGTGCGGCCCCTTCGGCAATGCTCGCCGCGCTCGCCCGTCCGGCAAGTTACCCACCAGCCAAACGTACTCGAGCGGCGCGGAGTGTGGCGGTGACCATAATGTTTGGCGGATGGGGGTGGGCTCGGTTAGGGTAGTCGTGCGAGGCGGGGAAGTTCCTGGATCTATAGCTGGGGGCCGAGTTGAGTTCCTCCGCGTCGTCCAAATATTTTCCGAGCCTCGATCATCTCGATCGAGGCTCTTTTCGGTTCCTGCGAGTGCCCGCGTGGAGTTCGAATTCGATACCGAGATAATCGGTCCTGGATCCGGCCGCATCGCGGCCTCCGCCGAGTCATCTGAAGATGTTGTGCAGCAGGGTGTTTCACCATCGAATCGGATTCGCTCAGTGCGGCAAGCGATTCAGGCGTCGACGAAGTCCGATTCGTAGGCGAGGATCACGGCCTGTGTGCGGTCTCGCACACCCAGTTTGGCCAGGATCGCGCTGACATGGGATTTGACGGTTTCGGAACCGAGGTGCAGCTGCGCGGCGATTTCGGCGTTGGACAGTCCTCGGGTCATATGTCGCAGCACGGTTTGCTCGCGCTCGGTGAGCGATGCCCGCTCGAACGTGGTTTGCGCCTGGGTATTGGCGCGTCCGGTCGCGAGGCGGCGCAGCGCCGCCGGGTAAAGCAGTGAATTCCCTTCCGCCACGGTCCGGATGGCGTTTGCTATCTCGGCGGGCCGTGCCCGTTTCAGCAGAAAGCCGTCGGCGCCCGCCCGCAGCGCACCGTAGACGTAGTCGTCGTTTTCGAAAGTCGTGATGATGAGGATCTTGGGCGGGGCGGATATCGCGCGCAGAATCGCCCGCGTGGTTTCGATGCCATCCATCAGCGGCATCCGGACGTCCATGGCGACGACGTCGGGTCGCAGCCGTTTGATCAGCGGCAGCACCGCGACCCCGTCGGCGGCCTCGGCCACCACCTCGATACCGGATTGAGCGTCGAGGATGGCGCGCAGGCCGGAGCGGGCAATGGGTTCGTCGTCGACGAGCAGGACGGTGATCGGCGTCGCGTTCATCGAAGCGGGAGTTCGACGTGCACCTGCCAGCTGTCTCCGAGCGGCCCGAGCCGGGCCAGCCCACCGAGGAGTCCGGCGCGTTCGCGAATGCCGCGCAGGCCGCTGCCGGTGCGTGGTGGGCTCGGTCGTTCGGGTAGCGGGTTGCGCACGCACAGTTCGAGCCGCGCGGCGTCGACCCGCACCGAAACATCAATGGGCCCGGGGCCATAGTGCCGCAACACGTTGGTCAGCGATTCCTGCAGGATGCGATAGCCTTCCCGCGATATCGGGCCGGGGATCGAGTCGACCGCACCCTCGACGGTCACCTCCACCGACGCGCCCGCGGAACGTGCCGAGTCGAAGAGGGCGGCCGAGGAGGCCAGCGTCGGACGCTCGACCACCGGCTGCCCGGCGTCGCGCAGCACCCGCAGCACCCGATCGAGGTCGTCGAGGGCGGCCCGGCCGGTGTCCTCGACGGCACTGAGAGCACGGTCGGTGAACTGGGTATCCGTGGTGGTCCGGGCGGCGCCGGCCTGCAGGACGATCGCGGTCAGGGCGTGACCGATCGAGTCGTGCAGTTCGCTGGCGATGCGATTGTGTTCCAGCAGTTGTTCGGTGCGCGCCTCCAGCATCCGCAACCGTTCGGTCGGTGACGGCCCGAGCAGTCTGCGGGCCGCGACGGTGACGAGTTCGCCGAGTCCCACCACGGTGATCGACAGAATTGCCAGCGGTACCGGGATCAATACCGCCCACCACCAGTGCGATGGCAAGTGGACCAGGGTGTCCCGGGTCGGCGCGGAGCCGACACTGGCACGGATCAGATCCGTGCACAGCCACACGGTGCCGACCCCGACCGCGAGCAACACCGCGCTGCAGGCGAGCCGAATCTCCAACCACCACACCGTGCGCCAGCGGTCCGGCCAGGTGGTCGCGGGCGCGGCCGTGAGGGAGGCGTCGGGTGTGCCGCGGGTGAGCAGCAGCTCGGCCTGGATCCCTTCGGCCAACCGGGTCATGGGCAAGAGGCCGACCGGAATCATCAGCAGCGCAACCACATACGGTCGGCTCGGGTCGATGAACAGCCAGAGCGCCGCGATCGTCAACGGCACACACAGATGTATGCCGCGGGTATAGGTCAGCGGACGGAACAGGGCGAACACCTTCCCATCGTCGCAGTTCGGGTTCGTTCCGGTCCTCCCCCGT
This region includes:
- a CDS encoding MarR family winged helix-turn-helix transcriptional regulator, with translation MAQADTPEPAQAGELLGREFASAMVNFHELAGRLMGLSATERKCIDTLQRLGPVTAGTIAESTGLTTGAVTGLVDRLEQAGYARRVRDPLDRRKVIVELVANEQMDNLLAEIFRPFIRDMNALNDGYSEAELRVIGDWVRKTTDVLIANTRRIANLNNL
- a CDS encoding carboxylesterase family protein, which gives rise to MDGPVRGTAADGYRTFQGIPYAAPPVSRLRWAPPAPPVPWRDVRDATAPGHPCVQNASPMGDPASDSEDCLYLNVTAPDHADGEKLPVMVWIHGGGFYFGSADPYQARRLATKGRVVVVTLNYRFGALGYLVHPGLDTADAASGNYGLLDQQAALRWVRRNIDRFGGNPDSVTLFGQSAGATSTCSLLASPSAAGLFQRAIVQSSPCSETNQWPYDDGYWFARPRAAAEQQGRELADKLGCGAAADAADCLRTVPAAKILAAADGAGYGPAYGGQHTPLPLAPAEAIASGKFNRVPVIHGTTRDEHSTFIWAIESFTDHVYTPADYRNQLDSAFGADADRIAAEYPLTDYGSPSQALARLFSDYTWGCTALLTDDALAAQTTTYAYEFADPNPPWGKDMAKAHFPTGALHVGEIPYLFDSPEFPTPLSTEQNRLSDTMIDYWTRFARTGDPNRSGTPNWPEYRTATDVLSLAPNMIHPVDLDAEHRCGFWSTLRRPPKP
- a CDS encoding TetR/AcrR family transcriptional regulator, with the translated sequence MERQVPDELSRLWRLPGAGRTGRPAELDVERVVRAAVALADEAGLQAATLPKVAESLGYSTMSLYRHVGSKDELLTLMLDAGVASPPDIRTGPAHWRDGLREWTYALRDVYVERHWLIDVPVSGPPSGPNQIAWFDAGLKVLRAARLASNAKIAVLALLSGYVRQMVTLAAEHNPGLGPDPARTYRTYAANLARLVDRDRFPYAAMLFAGNAFEAPEYGTEPITEFHFDFGLNTILRGIAED
- a CDS encoding TetR/AcrR family transcriptional regulator, which encodes MGNLPDGRARRALPKGPHKLDRDTVLASQRLRMFDAVVEVVTKKGYRTTTVADVIARAGVSRRTFYEHFADKDACFAAALRHGFEDLMVEIIDATDMGGVERDDRITAGWRGVCEALARRPAFARVFLLAAPQAGGEIQDQYERYLSQAAAALREHVTVARRKRPDLPAELSEAVAQAIVGAVARLLTTQLRAHGAERLPDLLPTILAVVNALLLVDIPPPSVD
- a CDS encoding response regulator, yielding MNATPITVLLVDDEPIARSGLRAILDAQSGIEVVAEAADGVAVLPLIKRLRPDVVAMDVRMPLMDGIETTRAILRAISAPPKILIITTFENDDYVYGALRAGADGFLLKRARPAEIANAIRTVAEGNSLLYPAALRRLATGRANTQAQTTFERASLTEREQTVLRHMTRGLSNAEIAAQLHLGSETVKSHVSAILAKLGVRDRTQAVILAYESDFVDA
- a CDS encoding sensor histidine kinase, whose product is MFALFRPLTYTRGIHLCVPLTIAALWLFIDPSRPYVVALLMIPVGLLPMTRLAEGIQAELLLTRGTPDASLTAAPATTWPDRWRTVWWLEIRLACSAVLLAVGVGTVWLCTDLIRASVGSAPTRDTLVHLPSHWWWAVLIPVPLAILSITVVGLGELVTVAARRLLGPSPTERLRMLEARTEQLLEHNRIASELHDSIGHALTAIVLQAGAARTTTDTQFTDRALSAVEDTGRAALDDLDRVLRVLRDAGQPVVERPTLASSAALFDSARSAGASVEVTVEGAVDSIPGPISREGYRILQESLTNVLRHYGPGPIDVSVRVDAARLELCVRNPLPERPSPPRTGSGLRGIRERAGLLGGLARLGPLGDSWQVHVELPLR